GGGTCGGTTACCCCACTCCCCCCTAAGAACTGTCAGGAGAGTTTTTTCTTCAACCCGCTCAAGCTTTTCAAACTCCCGTTTTGCTGACAGGAATCGATTGAAAGAGTTGATCAGACACCCCGGCAAACTCTCCGATGGTAAATGTTTCTGCTCTCCGCGAAGAATCAAGCGTGAGATTCTTAAAAACCACATCGATCAGATCAGAAGAAAATCCTTCATCTTTTAGGGAGTTTCGAATTGATTTGCGGCGATGGGCAAAAGAAGCTTTGACGAGTTTAAAGAAAAAAGGATCGTTTAGCGTTTGAATTTTGCAATTCGCCAGCGGGACAATTTTAACCACTGAAGAATCGACTTTTGGGGGAGGAGAAAAAAAGTGTTTTGTGATGTTAAAGGCCGGTTCGGCGGAGGCATAAAACTGAATAAAGACCGACAGAGTCCCATAAGCTTTGGTGCCGGGTTTCGCGACGAGTCGTTCAGCGACCTCTTTTTGAACCATCAAGGTCATGGAGGAGATCCGAACTCTTTCCTGAATGAGCCGGGTGAGAAGGGGGGAAGAAAT
Above is a genomic segment from Nitrospirota bacterium containing:
- the rsmA gene encoding ribosomal RNA small subunit methyltransferase A, with amino-acid sequence MMIPKKSLGQHFLNDLNIVKKIIQTAEVSPSDEILEIGPGKGILTRQLISSSRKVYAVEIDPRLVFFLKKELSSYRNLEIIEGDILKVSFDLLPPRFKIVANIPYQISSPLLTRLIQERVRISSMTLMVQKEVAERLVAKPGTKAYGTLSVFIQFYASAEPAFNITKHFFSPPPKVDSSVVKIVPLANCKIQTLNDPFFFKLVKASFAHRRKSIRNSLKDEGFSSDLIDVVFKNLTLDSSRRAETFTIGEFAGVSDQLFQSIPVSKTGV